The Acidobacteriota bacterium sequence GATTCTACGAACCGATACTCGTGGCCGTTCCCGAACGCGACGCGCTCGGCCAGATCGCCATGCTGACGGACTATCTCGGGGAGCAGTTCAATTCCCGGCCGACCGGACTGTGGCTGACCGAGCGGATCTGGGAGCCACACCTTCCCAAGTTGCTGGCCGCGGCCGGTGTTACGTACCTGCCGATAGACGACACGCACTTCATATACTCGGGGTTCGAAGAAGACCAGTTGACCGGTCCGTTTGTCACGGAAAGCGAAGGGCATGCGATCGTCCTGCTGCCGATCCAGAAGCGGCTTCGCTACCTCGTACCGTTCGGCACGGTGGACGAGGTGATGGCCCACCTGCGAGCGCAGGCGGAACGGAGTCCGTCCGGAATGGCCGTGTACGCTGACGACGGTGAGAAGTTCGGCAGCTGGCCCAACACACACAAGCACTGCTACGTCGACGGGTGGCTGGACAGCCTTTTCGAGGCGCTGGAGGAGAACAGTGACTGGCTCGAAGTGATTCCGCTCAGCCGTGCGGCCGGCAGGAAACCGGTCGGCCGCGCCTACCTTCCGTCGGCATCGTACGAGGAGATGCTGCACTGGTCGCTGCCGCCGGAGGCCTTTGTCAGGTACGAGGAGTTCGAGAAGTGGCTCAAAGCGCAGAAACGGTGGGACCGGTATGGCCGCTTTGTGCGGGGCGGTCACTGGCGGGCGTTCCTGGCCAAGTACGAAGATGCCAACCTCATGCACAAGAAAATGCTGCGCGTCTCCCGGCGGCTCGAGGAGTTTGAACGCCGCTTGCCCGACCGGCGCGACGAGACAGCCAGCGTTCGAGACAGGCTGTACACTTCCCAGTGCAACTGTCCGTACTGGCACGGTGTGTTCGGCGGCCTGTACCTGTCCCATATCCGCCAGGCGGTGTTCAGCAGCATGATTGCGGCCGAGCGAGGGCTGCGTCAATTGCTCGGTGAAAAGGGTGTTTCGGCCGAAGTATACGACTTTGACGCCGACGGGTGTGCGGAAGTGCTGGTTGCCAATGACGGGTACACGGCGGTCTTCCGGCCCGGCAGCGGCGGTATGTTGCTGGACTTTTCGCTTAACGAGTTTGATTTCGCGCTGACCGACACGTTGACGCGGCGGCGTGAAGGATATCACCTCAAGCTCACCGGGGCGGTGACGCAGGCCGCGGGCGGTAAAACCACGTCGATTCACGAGCAGGTGTTGGCGAAGGAAGACGGGCTGGAGCAGTATCTGGTCGAGGACTGGTATCTCAAGCGCTGCTTTATCGATCACTTCTTCTCCAGGGACACGACCATCGAGTCTTTCAACTCCGGACGATACGATGAAGAGGGGGACTTCATTCTGGAGGCTTACGAACACTCATGGCATCGCCGTGAGGGCCGCCTTTCGATGTGGCGGGACGGCCATTTATGGCGGCCGGAGGGAATTATCCCCGTACGAGTCGAAAAGCACTTCGACTTCGAGCCGGGAAGCGACCGTGTCGTCGTGACCTACCGTCTCGCCAGTGGTGACGGCCGCGAGGCAGAGGTGAATTTTGCGGTCGAGAACAATTTCAACTTCCTGGCCGGTCACGCGAGCGACCGGTATCACGTTATCGACAACCGGCGGCCCGCCGACTCTTACCTGGATTCTATCGGGCGGCACGATTCGGCCAGAGTGCTGGCGATGGTCGATGACTATCGCGGTCTGGCCGTCGCCGTCGGCTCGGAGCGTCCCGCCGAAATCTGGCATCTCCCGATATTCACCGTCTCGCTTTCCGAGGGCGGGTTCGAGAAAGTTTACCAGGGAACGACCATCGTCCACCTCTACCGCGTGCGTCTCGCGGCGCAGCCCGTTCAGATCAGGTTCAGCCTGATCGCCGGTGCCAGGGACAAGGTGCTTGAACAGGCATTTGTCGTTCCGGCGGTCAGCGACTGAGCGGCAGGGGAATCCGCTTTATTCCCACCGGCTTTCGGTTTCCCGTTAGAGAGAATTGGTTTGGTAATTTTCCGGAGGATGGCTATCTTGCCGGCGATGCTAACGGACGTGGCCAGGATAATCGCCGGCGCCTCGCGCGGCGCGGTGCTGACCGGGGCCGGCATTTCTGCCGAGTCCGGTGTCCCGACCTTCAGGGGCAAGGAAGGGTTGTGGGGCAAGTTTCGACCCGAGGAACTGGCCACCATGGACGCCTTTCTGTCAAACCCGAAAATCGTCTGGGAGTGGTACAACTGGCGCCGGGAGTTGATGGCCGGGGTGGAGCCCAATCCGGGTCACTACGCCCTGCGGGACCTGGCCGGCTACTTTGACCGGTTCACGATCATCACGCAGAACGTCGACAATCTTCACCGCCTGGCCGGTTCCGAGGACGTTCTCGAGCTGCACGGCAACATTTACCGAAACAAGTGCGCCGACTGCAACCGTCAGCACGACATGGATGCCGACGTCGATCCGGAGACTATCCCGTCATGCGCCTTTTGCGGGGGCAAGATTCGTCCCGATGTAGTCTGGTTTGGAGAGATGCTTCCCGCCGAGGCAATTGACCGGGCCTTCGCCGAGGCCGAACAGTCCGAGGTATTCCTGTCCGTCGGCACGTCGGCGCTGGTGCATCCGGCGGCGTCTTTGCCCGTGGCTGCCAAGCGCCGCGGCGCCACGCTGGTGGAGATAAACCCGGACGAGACACCGCTGACCTCGCTGGCTGACTATTATTTCCCGGCCTGCGCCGGTGGGGTGTTGCCGGATTTGGTGGCGGCCGTGAGAAACGCCGCCGGCACGCCGTAGTCGAGTGAAACGGCCCGGGGACGCAAGCGTATAAGCTCTGACGGACATGATTCAGCGCATGAATGCCTATAACCGACGCAGCACCTCGTTTCTACCGGCAGTCCTCGTTGCGGGGCTGTTGATTTGCACCGTCGGTTGCGGCGTCTACTTCAATACTTTTTTCAACGCCAGGAAAGCGTTTAACACCGCTGAAAAGGCTCGCCGCGAGAGCGCCAGCGGGCGCGGCGGTCTCAATGACTACCAAACGGCCATCGAAAAATCCCGTAAGGTCGTCGATAACCACCCCAATTCGAAATACTATGACGACGCCCTGTTCATCCTGGGCGTCTCGTACTACCACACGGAGCAATATGTGAGGGCGGAACGGCGCTTCAGGGAACTGCTGGCCAACTACGGGGACGCCGAGTTTGCGTCGGAAGCCCGGGTCTACCTGGCCAAGACCAAGCTGGAACTCAGCGACGTCGACGAGGCCATGGTCCTGTTCGAGGAGATCTTCGAATCGGCCTATGACAAGGGCTACAAAGCGCAGGCGGCGCTGGCGCTGGGCGAGTTCCGTTTTGACGACGACCAGTTCGCGCCGTCGCGGTCATACTTCATGGCGGTACGTGATTCGCTTGGCGACGAGAACGAGGCGAAACAAGCTCAGATGTACATTGCCGACGGTTACTTTAAATCGTTCCGGTTCGGCGAGGCTCTGGGTGCCTACCTGCAGGTGCTCGGCATGACTCCTGACAAGAACGAGGAGTATCACGCACTGTTCCGGTCTGCGATATGCTCCTATCGCCTGCTCAAGATCGAGGACGGCATGGCCTACCTGCAGCGCCTGATGGACAATGAGCTGTACTATGATTCGCTCAGCGTGTTGCAACTGATGGTAGCCGAGGGGTACGAGTTCGAGGATGACCTGGCCCTGGCCGAGGAGACGTACAGAGAGGTGGCGACCGGCGCGGAAAACAAGGCGGCCAAGGGTAAGGCTTACTACCGGCTGGGGCTGATCTACCAGTACGACTACGATGACCTGAAGAAGGCCAAGGAATACTACGACGAGGCCGTCGGAGCTTACCGGGGCTCCGAATGGGGCCGGGAGGCGCTCCAGAAGTCCTCCGATATCGGCAAGCTCGAGACTTTCACCCGCTCCTCGGAGCTGGATTCCACCGCCACCCAGGACGACATCGACGCGGTCGCCTACGCGCAGTATCTTCTGGCCGAACTGTACTGGTTCCAGTTGAACAAGGCCGATTCGGCCATACTTGAGATGCAGTACCTGATCGACTCGTTTCCAACGGCGTATGATGCGCCGCAGGCCATGATCGGTCTTTCGCAGATGTACCGGGAGAACTATGAGGACGATGAGGCGGCGGACTCCATCCTGAAGGCCATGCTCGAAAGGTATCCGCATTCGGACTTTGTGCCGGATGCCCTGGACATTCTCGGCCTGCGCGGCACGGCGGCCGACACCGGGTATGCCGCGCTTTACATTCACCGCGCGGAGGACTTCCTGGTCGATGAGGAGGA is a genomic window containing:
- a CDS encoding alpha-amylase/4-alpha-glucanotransferase domain-containing protein is translated as MTKFQLAFGVHNHQPVGNFESVFEEAHKNAYLPFLRLLEKHEGVSISLHQSGILWEWQRTHQPEFFELVRRLIASGRVELMTGGFYEPILVAVPERDALGQIAMLTDYLGEQFNSRPTGLWLTERIWEPHLPKLLAAAGVTYLPIDDTHFIYSGFEEDQLTGPFVTESEGHAIVLLPIQKRLRYLVPFGTVDEVMAHLRAQAERSPSGMAVYADDGEKFGSWPNTHKHCYVDGWLDSLFEALEENSDWLEVIPLSRAAGRKPVGRAYLPSASYEEMLHWSLPPEAFVRYEEFEKWLKAQKRWDRYGRFVRGGHWRAFLAKYEDANLMHKKMLRVSRRLEEFERRLPDRRDETASVRDRLYTSQCNCPYWHGVFGGLYLSHIRQAVFSSMIAAERGLRQLLGEKGVSAEVYDFDADGCAEVLVANDGYTAVFRPGSGGMLLDFSLNEFDFALTDTLTRRREGYHLKLTGAVTQAAGGKTTSIHEQVLAKEDGLEQYLVEDWYLKRCFIDHFFSRDTTIESFNSGRYDEEGDFILEAYEHSWHRREGRLSMWRDGHLWRPEGIIPVRVEKHFDFEPGSDRVVVTYRLASGDGREAEVNFAVENNFNFLAGHASDRYHVIDNRRPADSYLDSIGRHDSARVLAMVDDYRGLAVAVGSERPAEIWHLPIFTVSLSEGGFEKVYQGTTIVHLYRVRLAAQPVQIRFSLIAGARDKVLEQAFVVPAVSD
- a CDS encoding NAD-dependent deacylase, which translates into the protein MLTDVARIIAGASRGAVLTGAGISAESGVPTFRGKEGLWGKFRPEELATMDAFLSNPKIVWEWYNWRRELMAGVEPNPGHYALRDLAGYFDRFTIITQNVDNLHRLAGSEDVLELHGNIYRNKCADCNRQHDMDADVDPETIPSCAFCGGKIRPDVVWFGEMLPAEAIDRAFAEAEQSEVFLSVGTSALVHPAASLPVAAKRRGATLVEINPDETPLTSLADYYFPACAGGVLPDLVAAVRNAAGTP
- a CDS encoding tetratricopeptide repeat protein; its protein translation is MNAYNRRSTSFLPAVLVAGLLICTVGCGVYFNTFFNARKAFNTAEKARRESASGRGGLNDYQTAIEKSRKVVDNHPNSKYYDDALFILGVSYYHTEQYVRAERRFRELLANYGDAEFASEARVYLAKTKLELSDVDEAMVLFEEIFESAYDKGYKAQAALALGEFRFDDDQFAPSRSYFMAVRDSLGDENEAKQAQMYIADGYFKSFRFGEALGAYLQVLGMTPDKNEEYHALFRSAICSYRLLKIEDGMAYLQRLMDNELYYDSLSVLQLMVAEGYEFEDDLALAEETYREVATGAENKAAKGKAYYRLGLIYQYDYDDLKKAKEYYDEAVGAYRGSEWGREALQKSSDIGKLETFTRSSELDSTATQDDIDAVAYAQYLLAELYWFQLNKADSAILEMQYLIDSFPTAYDAPQAMIGLSQMYRENYEDDEAADSILKAMLERYPHSDFVPDALDILGLRGTAADTGYAALYIHRAEDFLVDEEEYDSAQLYYQYVIDSFPDSRYYLQARFNHIWATEMYRAPGDSSVVLAYRELIDSFPRTDQADEARKRLQVRPTGSQARQRQEQQPEEGTEVLDTVGTPVEDTAGDYMDPRVTLYIGPEGDTLTDIVGAPTLIEEPFELPTEAYTMQDEAFYLYFQILVDFSGKVIDHVMKIPSQFEEVNRRASETVASMTFDALQVSELVARFDLKQTSDGRGYWLVYKFLVEKPEFLR